The Camelus ferus isolate YT-003-E chromosome 32, BCGSAC_Cfer_1.0, whole genome shotgun sequence genome window below encodes:
- the RTL10 gene encoding LOW QUALITY PROTEIN: protein Bop (The sequence of the model RefSeq protein was modified relative to this genomic sequence to represent the inferred CDS: inserted 4 bases in 3 codons; substituted 1 base at 1 genomic stop codon) gives MPQGWRRRQGPRNSIWVAANYASSRLWRQVDGASPGVTHAPLVDLWIEQPCCRDLVCVCTTMEQMSTVGPAPGGKPTERGPPVMPMXPLWVDSHWVPDSDRGTFKGSPWLLNRFLAQLGDYMSFHFEHYQDNLSRVCEVLGRLMGQAWVWAAPYLNGDLPLPDNCELFCXNLEEVIXALNNFTEYHAAVPHLLTPALSQPPVAPQLPVIRQYLARFSEALAFNMGSPPXVPAALATSAVSSSDSTSRDALSKQQLATESSLRPAEPPAWSSSACNTVPGPGGSASSQPGVVASRLFPALTESTKPSAQKPGPAHPRGPELQKTEEVSETEGDQEAPLGSPQRAVDASETPREPPCPPVPQPTALDSKCAGAAVPPHDEVACIAKEPPAPCQDSGIAR, from the exons ATGCCTCAAGGCTGGCGCCGTCGGCAGGGTCCTCGCAATTCTATCTGGGTGGCAGCCAATTACGCCAGTTCACGCCTTTGGCGGCAGGTGGATGGGGCCTCTCCTGGGGTCACACATGCACCATTGGTGGATCTCTGGATCGAGCAGCCCTGCTGTAGGGACCTTGTGTGCGTGTGCACAACCATGGAGCAGATGAGCACAGTGGGCCCTGCTCCTGGCGGTAAGCCTACAGAGAGGGGGCCCCCAGTGATGCCCA GCCCCCTCTGGGTGGACTCCCACTGGGTGCCCGACTCAGACCGAGGCACCTTCAAAGGTTCCCCTTGGCTGCTGAACCGCTTCTTGGCCCAGCTGGGTGATTACATGTCCTTCCACTTTGAGCACTACCAGGACAACCTCAGCCGTGTCTGTGAGGTTCTTGGGCGCCTGATGGGCCAGGCCTGGGTGTGGGCAGCCCCCTACCTCAACGGGGACCTGCCCTTGCCTGACAATTGTGAGCTCTTTT AGAATCTTGAGGAAGTTATTTAAGCCCTGAACAACTTCACTGAGTACCACGCTGCGGTTCCCCACCTTTTGACTCCGGCCTTGAGCCAGCCGCCCGTAGCCCCGCAGCTGCCTGTGATAAGACAGTACTTAGCTCGGTTCTCTGAGGCCCTGGCATTCAACATGGGCTCTCCTCC AGTCCCAGCTGCTCTGGCCACCTCTGCTGTTTCTAGTTCTGACTCCACATCCAGAGATGCTCTGTCCAAGCAGCAGCTAGCCACGGAGAGCAGCCTTAGGCCCGCGGAGCCTCCTGCCTGGTCCAGTTCTGCATGCAACACCGTTCCTGGTCCTGGGGGGTCAGCTTCCTCCCAGCCAGGGGTGGTGGCCTCCAGACTTTTCCCTGCCCTTACAGAGTCTACTAAACCCTCTGCCCAGAAACCAGGTCCCGCTCACCCAAGGGGTCCAGAACTCCAGAAAACAGAGGAGGTCTCTGAGACAGAGGGAGACCAGGAGGCACCCTTAGGTAGCCCACAGAGGGCAGTGGACGCCTCGGAGACCCCAAGAGAGCCACCATGTCCTCCCGtgccccagcccacagccctggATTCTAAATGTGCAGGTGCAGCAGTGCCCCCTCATGATGAAGTGGCCTGCATAGCCaaggagcccccagccccctgtcAGGACAGTGGCATTGCCAGATGA